GCGGATTCATCGACCGGGTGGACGTCGCCCCCACCGGCCAGATTCGCGTGGTGGACTATAAGACGGGCAAAAAGCCCCAGCCCCGGTACGCGCAGGACGCCCAGTTTCAGATGCGCTTTTATGCCCTGCTGTACTGGCGCATCTTCCAGACCATCCCCGATCAGCTGCGACTGATGTACCTGAAGGTGTGCGACTCGCTCTACCTCCAGCCCACCGCCGAAGAGCTGGAGTTTGTCGAACGCGACGTCGCCGACGTCTGGGGGCGCATCGTGCGCGACGGTCACTCAGGGCTGTTCCGGGAACGCACCTCCAAGCTGTGCGGGTGGTGTTCCTTCCAGTCGCTGTGCCCGGCCTTCGGCGGCGTTCCCCCCGAATACCCCGGCTGGCCCGGAGCAGTAGAGCCCGGGCCAACAACCGATTAGAACAACCCGCTGATCTGCCCGTCGGCGGTGATGTCTATGCCCTCGGCCGCGGGGCGGGCGGGCAGCCCCGGCATGGTCATGACATCCCCGGTGAGAACCAGGACAAACCCCGCACCGGTACGCGCAACCACGTCTCGCACGTGCAGCGTGTGGCCCGACGGGGCGCCGAGCGCGGAGGGGTCATCAGAAAACGAGTACTGCGTTTTAGAAATACAGACCGGCAGCGTGTCCCACCCCTGCTTCTTCAGCTCCGCGATGGCGCGCCGCGCAGCAGCCGAATATTCCACGGAGTCCGCCCGGTAGATCTCGCGGGCGATCGTCTCAATCGAGGCCTCTACCCCATCCGCGGGATCATAGAGCGCGTGCGATCCGCTTCCCAGCTTCTCGACGACCGCGTCAGCCAGCTCGATCGCCCCGTCACCGCCGTCAGCCCACACGGTCACCTCGCGCAGCTCGACGCCGAAGCGCTGCGCCCAGGCGGCCATGAAGTCGCGCTCCTCCGGGCTATCGGAGGTAAACAGGTTGAGCGCAACAACCGGCTCAACACCGAACTTGCGGATGTTATCCACGTGGCGCTCCAGGTTGACCACCCCGCCGCCGAGGGCATCCACGTTGGTTTCATTGAGCTCGCTACGGGCGACACCGCCGTTGTATTTCAGGGAGCGGATGGTGGCCACCACCACCGCGGCCGCGACGTCGAGGTCACCGCTGCGGGCCTTGATGTCAAAGAACTTCTCCGCGCCAAGATCCGAACCGAAGCCGGCCTCCGTGACCACGATGTCCGCGCACCGCTGGGCGGTCTGGGTAGCCATCAAGGTGTTGCACCCGTGGGCAATGTTGGCAAAGGGGCCGCCGTGAATGAATGCGGGGGCACCGCCGAGCGTTTGCACCAGGTTGGGGTGGATGACGTCCTTGAGCAGGGCCGTCAGCGCACCTGCGGCGCCCAATTGGGCGGCGGTGACCGGTTGGCCATCCCAGGTCTGCCCGATGGTGATCGCCGCCAGGCGTTCCTTCAAATCCTCCAGGTCCCGCGCCAGGCCCACGATGGCCATGATTTCGGAGGCTGCCGTGATGGTAAACCCGGTCTGCGCCGGCATGCCGTGGGCCTTGCCGCCTAAGCCGGTAACCACGTGGCGCAGCGCCCGATCATTGACGTCAAGGCAGCGCTGCCAGGTCACGCGACGGGGATCAATGCCCAGGGCGTTGCCCTGCTGGATGTGGTTATCAATGAGCGCGGCGAGCGTGTTGGTGGCCGCGGCGATGGCGTGGAAATCCCCCGTGAAGTGCAGGTTGATGTCCTCCATGGGCACCACCTGCGAGTATCCGCCCCCGGCGGCACCGCCCTTGATGCCCATGACCGGGCCCTGGGAGGGCTCCCGCAGTGCCGCAACAGCATTGTGGCCGGCGGCGCGGAGGGCGTCGACAAGCCCGATGAGAACCGTCGACTTGCCCTCCCCCGCCGGTGTGGGCGACATACCGGTGATGAGGACCACGCGGCCGTCGGCCGGCTGATCCGCAAGCTGCGAGACATCGATCTTGGCCTTGGTGGTGCCAAAGGGGATGACCGCGGCGGCCGGAATGCCGGCACGCTCGGCGATGTCGCCGATGGGTTCGAGGTGGTGGGCTTGGGCAATCTCTACGTCAGATAACGGCATACCCGCCAATTCTACGGGTACTAGAGCACCAACGCCCCGATCCCGTAGCCCAGCGCCACCGACACGATGGTGTAGATCACGCCAGGAACCAGGAAGGGATGGTTGAAAACAAACTTGCCAATTTGGGTCGAACCCGTGTCATCCATCTCCACAGCGGCCAACAACGTCGGGTACGTCGGCAGGATGAACAGGGCCGCAACAGCCGGGAAGGCCGCCACCGCGGTCAGCGGGCCCACGCCGATGGCCAAAGCAGCAGGCATGAGCGCCTTGGCCGTTGCCGCCTGGGAGTACAACAGGCCCGCGGCGAAGAACAGCACGACGGCCAGCAGCCAGGGGCTCGCCTGCAGCACGTCCCCGGCAACGTTCTTAATGCCGTCAATGTTGTGGTTGATGATCGTGGTACCCAACCACGCCACGCCCAGCACACACACGCACGCAGACATTCCGGACTTGAACACCTGGGTGGAAATGATCTCGCCGGTAGGAATCTTGGTCACCATGACAATGAGCGTGGCGGCGGCCATCATGATGGCCATGATCGCCTCATTGCGCGGCAGCGTCGGGTCACTGACCAGGCCAACCTGCTCAGAAATCGCAGTGGCGTAGACCACCACCAACACAATCGCGGCGAGGAAGATCCACACGGAGGCCTTGGCCTCCTTGGTGGGGGTATACCCGTGGCCGACCGTCGGCTGCTTGACCAGGCCCTCCTTCATCCGCTGCTGGTAAATCGGATCCGCGTCGAGCTCCCTGCCCATCCGGTTACACAGCCAGGCGGTGGGGAAAATGGCCAGGAAAGTTGCCGGAATCATGATCCCCAGCAGCGCCAGGTAGCTCACGCCCTCCGGCTCAAGCAGGGACGCCATGAACACCACGGCGGCGGAAATCGGAGAGGCACAAATGGCCGCCTGCGCGGCGATGACCGCCACAGACAGCGGGCGCGACGGGCGAACGTGGCCTTCCTTAGCCACCTCCACGATGACGGGGAGGGTGGAAAAGGAGGTGTGGCCGGTGCCCGCAAAGAGCGTCATCAAAAAGGTCACCACCGGGGCCCAAAAGGTGATTTGGCGGGGATTGCGGCGCAAGAAACGCTCCGCCCAATAGACCAGTAGATCCATACCCCCTGCCCGCTGCATCGCAGAAATTGCGGCGATGACGGCCATGATGATGCCAATGACATCGAAGGGAATGTCCTCGCGGGTGACCGGCACACCGATCAACCCCAGGACCAAAACTCCCAACCCGCCGGCGAAGCCGATAGCAATGGAACCGAGACGAGCTCCCAGAACGATCGCCGCGAGGACAATCAATACCTGGAGGATTAGCATAGATGCCTTTCTGCACCGTGCAGGATCAGGTCTGGAATTGCCTGGGCCCCACACATTTTTAAGAAGCAAAAAACGAAACTGAACAGGTGCTATTATTGCGGTTCGAATTGGCTGAGGGCAAACCGGAACGACGCGTGCCGACGCCCGCGAAAGGGAAGTCGGCACGCGTCACCGCAACAGAGAGGCGTCAGGCCTCCTGACTAATCCTCCGTATCCAGGTAGATGGTGCCCCGGAATTCCGGGTGCATGAGGTTTTCCTTAGACAACACCCGGCCCAAAGTCTCCTCATCCAGCAGCTTCTTTTCCAACACCAAATCGCGCACGGACTTGCCGGTAGCCAGCGCCTCCTTGGCCACCACATCGCCATTATGGTGACCGATAAACGGGTTGAGGTAGGTCACGATGCCAATGGAGTTTTCCACGTAGGCGCGGCAGACCTCCTCATTCGCCGTGATGCCCTGGACGCACTTGGTGCGCAGCGTGTCCGCCGCCGCCCGCAGGATGCGCAGCGACTCAAACAGCGCCTGTCCGATGACCGGCTCCATCACGTTGAGCTGCAGCTGCCCGGCCTCGGCCGCCCACGTCACCGTGAGGTCATTGCCAAAGACCTTGAAGCACACCTGGCTGACCACCTCGGGGATCACCGGGTTGACCTTGCCCGGCATGATCGACGAGCCGGCCTGCAGCGCAGGAAGGTTGATCTCGTGCAGACCCGCCGTCGGCCCGGAGGACAGCAACCGCAGGTCATTACAGATCTTGGACAGCTTCATCGCGGCGCGCTTGATGCTCGACTGTGCCAGCACGTACGCGCCCGTATCCGACGTCGCCTCGATGAGATCCTTCGCGGACTTGACCTCCAGGCCAGTGACCTCGCTGAGCGCGGCGACAACCTGGTGGCGGAAGCCGGCGGGGGTGTTCACTCCGGTTCCAATGGCGGTGGCACCCAGGTTGACCTCCAGGAGCCGGTCGGCGGATGCCCGCAGAATTGCCTGCTCCTCGGCCAGGTTGTGGGCGAAGGCCCGGAACTCATCGCCCAGGGTCATGGGCACGGCATCCTGGAGCTGGGTACGGCCCATCTTGAGGATGTCCTCGAACTCCGCGCCCTTTTCCTGGAACGCCGCCTGCAGCTCCTCAAAAGCCTCGATGAGCTTGGACATGTCCGCGTAGACGCCCAGCCGGAACCCGGTGGGGTACGCGTCATTGGTGGACTGGGACATGTTGACGTCATCGTTCGGGTTGATCACGTCATAGGAGCCCTTGGGGTGGCCCAGGTGCTCCAGGGCAAGGTTGGCCACAACCTCGTTGGTATTCATGTTCAGGCTGGTGCCGGCGCCGCCCTGGAACACGTCCACGGGGAACTGGTCCATGCAGCGGCCTTCCTCCAGGATCTGATCGCAGGCCCAGATAATCGCGTCAGCCTTCTTGCGCGGCAGCGTGTGCAGCCGGCGGTTGGCCATGGCCGTGGCCTTCTTCACCTGCACCATGCCGCGAATAAACTCCGGGACCTCGTTGATGGTGGTTCCGGAGATCTGGAAGTTCTCAACGGCCCGCATGGTATGGACGCCGTAGTAGGCGTCCGCCGGGACCTTGAGCTCGCCGAGCAGGTCCTCCTCGATGCGGAAGTCCTTGTCCTTAGGGGCCGCGGGCGTGGCGCCAGCCTCGTCGATCGCGGCTGCCTGGGAGGGGGCTGCCTTCTTCTTTGCCTCGGTGACCGGTGCGAGTGCGTCAGTGTTGTCCACTGCGGGAGCATCGGTGGTGGCTGCCCGCTTGCCGTTCTTCCTGGATGAAGCCATGGTGGGAGCGGTGTCCTTTCCTCTAAAAATGAGAAAGGCCCAGGCAAATAAAATGCGTGTATGCAATTACCCTGGGCCGGTTGCTGCTCGAAATATGGTGCCGTAGTCCATGGTAGCTGGACTCGCAGAATTGGCCCACCATGCAGGTCCGGGTTTCCCCCCGAATTTGGGGATAACTATCAATTGTTAGCTAAATTCGGGCGATTCGCAGATCCGAAGCCAAAATAGCCTGCGCGCCTAACGCAGAGAGGCGATCCATTACGGAATTGGCATCCGCCTGGGGAATCATGGCGCGCACGGCCACCCAGTCCGGAGTTGCCAATGGCGAAACCGTGGGGCCGGACAAACCCGGGGTGATTGCCGTGGCGGCCTCCAGATCCTGGCGGGGAATGTTGTAGTCGAGCATGAGGTAGTTGTGCGCGTGCACAATGCCCTCGAACCGCCGCAGGATGACCTCGTGGTCCTCCCCCAGCGTCAGGTGTGGGCCTGCCACCACCACTGCCTCAGACTGGCAGATGGGTTCCCCGAAAGGCTCCAGCCCCTGGGTGCGCAGCGTCGCGCCCGTAGAGACCACATCCGCGATCACATCTGCCACCCCCAGCCGGATGGAAATCTCTACCGCACCGTCCAGGCGGATCACTGTGGCGTTGACCCCCTGGCGCTCCAGGTAGTCACGCACCAGATTCGGGTAGGCCGACGCGATGGTGCGCCCCTCCAGCCCCTCCACCGTCCAGTCAGAGCCCAAGGGTGCGGCGAAGCGGAAGGTCGATCGGCCAAAGCCAAGGGTGAGCACTTCATGGACCTCTGCGCGGGAATCCAGTGCCAGATCTCGGCCGGTGATGCCCAGGTCCAGCTTCCCGGAGGCGACGTAAATAGCGATGTCCTTGGGGCGCAGGTAGAAAAACTCCACGCCGTTGGCGTGGTCGACAACGTTGAGCGCCTTGGAGTCTCGTCGGGTGGCATATCCCGCCTCCCGCAAAATGGTCGACGTCACCTCTGCGAGAGCTCCCTTATTGGGAACGGCAATCTTCATCATGGGGTTGGCTTACACTCCTAGCGGCGATTCTTAGGTTCTTAAAGGAAACGGTAGATGTCTTCGGGGCGCAGGCCACGAGCGATCATGGCTACCTGGGCCCAGTAGATGAGCTGAGAGATTTCCTCAGAAAGCTCCTCATCGGACTGGTACTCGGCCGCCAGCCAGACCTCCCCGGCTTCCTCGACGATCTTCTTGCCAATGTTGTGGATCCCGCCGTCCAGGGCCGCTACCGTCCCGGAACCGGCGGGGCGCGACTGGGCCTTGGTGCTCAGTTCTGCAAACAGTTCTTCAAAGTTCTTCATTCGCGCCATTATCGCACGAATAGCCGAACCGCGGGCGGAAATAGTGGCGCCGTTTTCCGTTCATCCGCGCGCATGGGCGGCGAGTTTAGGCGAAGAGCTGATACCAGCGTTCGACGTCCGCCGCGCGGACCCCCTCGAAGGAACGGGTGCCGCACAGCTCGCGCATGCTCAGCGCCCCGGCGGGCAGCGGCGCGTCCGGGTCTTCTGGCAGCCCGATGACGCGGCATCCCGCCTGTGCGGCGGCGGCCATTCCAGCCGCGGAGTCCTCAAAGACCAGGCAGTCCGCGGGCGCCACCCCTAAGGAGTGCGCTGCCGCGAGGTACATATCCGGCGCGGGTTTGGGGGCCGGCACCTCATCTCCGGCGATGGAGCCGCGGAAGAAGGATCGCCCCACCGCGTCTATGGAGGGGTCAGCCAATTGCCTCTCGGTGTTGGTGGTCACCATCATGGGTACATCATTGTGGGCAAGCTCCGTGAGCAGCTCGCGCACGCCGGGGCGCGGGACCAGGTGGGCGTCGAAAAGCTCGCGCACCCTGGCGAACATGGCGTCGTGTAGCTCTTTGGCCTGCGCGGCGTCCACGCTCACGCCGGCATGTGTGGCGCACACCGCCAGCGTGTTGGCAAAGGATCCCCCGACGGTGGTCTCCCGCAGCTGCGGGGTCAGCCGGCGGCCCAGCTTCTCCGACAGTTCGTAGGTGGCTATCCCCCACAACGGTTCGGAGTCGACCATGGTGCCGTCCATATCCCACAAAATGGCGGTAATCATCAAGGGCTTACTCACGGACCTTTCGCACGGGTTCCCGGCAGATGCTGTCACGGGCGCCGGTGTGACCCGGGCGCGGCCGCGCACGTGCAAGGAAACGGTATGACCATTGACCCCATGGTAGGTCATGTCTGGTCCAGCCACCTAGTCCACGGCGGTTGGGTGACTAGTCCAGCTGTGGCAGCTCGGCGATGTCCTCTTCGCTCACGCCCGCCGCGCGCGCCGCGGAGACGAACAGGAAGTTGATCTCCTCGCGCTCCTCCGGCTCGACGACCGCCCCGGCGTGCTCCTGGTTGAACGCCTCCAGCTGATCGATGGTGTGCACGACCAGTTGGCGCAGCACCGTGGGATCGGACTGGGGCCCGAGCGTGTCAACGCGATCCGCAAACGCCTCCAGTTGGGAGCGCAGCTGAGCCAGGGCCTTGGCGTCGAAGGGCGGCTCCCACAGGGCGCGTTCCTCTTCCTTGAGGTAGGAGCCCGTGGCAAAGACTTCAAGGTCCTCGATGAAGGCGTCAATGCGCGGCTGGAGCTGGTGTCTGATGCTCATGGCTTCCCATTGTGTCACCCCACGCTTATCGACGCCCGCGGGAGCGCCACTCCAGCGCCAGCACGCACCGCGCGGGTTCGGCTTGCCGGCTAGCGCACCTCGACGCCGAGCAGCGCACTGACCGCGTCGGCGACCACCGTGGACCCGGAGGCGGCCGCATCCGGCTGGGATTCTCCGCTCTCCTGAGTTGTCTGCGCGGCCCACTCGTCCAGGACCGCCAGGGCGCCGGGGGTATCCAGGTCGTCGGAGAGCCGGGCACGCAGCCGGGCCACAGTGTCTGCCGCACGCGGGTCGCCGTGCGCGGCGGCCTCCGCGGCGGCGCTTCGCCACTGGTCCAGCCGGGCTTCAGCGGCGGCGAGGACCTGATCCGACCAGTCGCGGTCGGTGCGGTAGTGGCCGGCAAATACGCCCAGGCGAATGGCGCTGGGATCATGGCCGTCGCGGGTCAGGTGGGAGACAAAGACCAGGTTTCCTAGGGACTTAGACATTTTTGTCCCGTCCAGCCCGATCATGCCGGTGTGCACGTAGTGGCCGGCCATGCGGGCAGTCCCCAGCGCGGCTTCGGCGTGGGCGGCGGAAAACTCGTGGTGGGGGAAGGCCAAATCCGAGCCGCCGCCCTGGATGGAAAAGTGCTTGCCCAGGCGTTGGGTAGCGATTGCCGAGCACTCGATATGCCAGCCCGGGCGCCCTGCCCCCCAGGGGGCCGGCCATGCGGGCTCGCCGTCCCGGTGGGCGCGCCAGATCAGGGCGTCGAGTGGATCGCGCTTGCCGGGCCGGTCCGGGTCTCCCCCGCGCTCCCGGAACGCCTCCGCCATCTGCGCCGGCGAATAGTTCGACTCATAGCCAAAGTGGTCTGTTGCGTCGATGGATGCGTAGACGTCCGGGTACTGCGGATCATCCACGATGTAGGCTGCACCGACCTCAAGCAGCCGGGCGACCATGTCCACGATCTCATCGACCGCCTCCATAGCGCCCACAAAGTCCTGGGGCGGGATGACATCGAGGGTGTCCATGTCGCCGCGGAAGAGGTTGATCTGGTCGGTGCCTAGTTCCCGCCAGTCCACGTTATCGCGTGCTGCGCGCTCGAAGAGCGGGTCATCCACGTCGGTGACGTTTTGTACATAGTGAACCTGGTGGCCGTTATCCAGGAGCACCCGGGAGATGAGATCAAAGGTGAGGTAGGTTGCCGCGTGGCCCAGGTGGGTCGAATCGTAGGGGGTAATCCCACAGACGTAGATGCCCACGGGCCCGGAGGTGGGGATTTCTACCGGCTTGATCCGCGCATCGGCGGTATCAAACAGGCAGAGGGGCTCCGGGGTTCCGGGGGCAGAGTTGATCATTGGAGAAGGCCACGAGTGCATGCCCATACTCTAACGGCACCCACCGTGGCGCGGGCGGCGGACCCGGTTCGCCGCTAGGCCCCCTCAGCGGCGGCCGGGTCGCCGGCTCGGGCTACACCGGGCTGAGCACTCCGGTAGCCAGCAGCACCATGAGCAGCAGGCCGAGCGGAATGCGGTACAGGGCGAACCAGGAGAAGGAGTGGTGGGAGACGAACTTCAGCAGCCAGGCGATGCAGGCATAGCCCAGCCCGAAGCAGATGACGGTGCCCACGAGCAGCTGCAAACCGGAAGCAGCTTGGCCTGCCGAGGGATCGAAGGCGTCGGGAAGCGAAAACAGGCCGCTAGCCAGCACCGCCGGGATGGCCAGGAGGAAGGAAAACCGGGTGGCCACCTCCCGCTCCAAGCCCTGGAACAGGCCGCCGGAGATCGTGCCGCCCGAGCGCGAAACGCCGGGGATGAGCGACAGGCACTGCCACAAACCCATGGTCAGGGCGTCGCGCATGGTCAATTCGGAGTAGGAGCGGTTCTTTGGGCCGATGCGCTCGGCAAGGATGAACACGAAGGAAAACAGCACCAACACCGTCGCCGTGATCCACATGTTGCGCAGCGCACCGCGGATGAAGTCCTGCAGGAAGAAACCCAGCAGACCGATCGGCAGGGAGCCGGCGATGACCATCCAGCCCATGCGGTAGTCGAAGCCGCGCTTGGAGGAGTCCAGCAAGCCGGCGAACCACCCGACGATGATGTTCCAGATATCGCGGGCGAAAAACACCAGCACCGCGGCCTCTGTACCCAGCTGGACTACCGCCGTGAAGGAGGCGCCAGCGTCCGCGTCCCAGAACAGCTCCGAGACAATGCGCAGGTGCCCCGACGAGCTGACCGGTAGGAATTCCGTCAGGCCCTGGACAATGGACAATACGATCACTTGCAGCCAGGACATCGCGCCTGTTGCGGCCTCCGGAGCAGCGCCCGAGGCGAGGTACGTCACGTCAATCACCCGGTTGACCCTACTACCGCGCGCCCCATGCTGACAGCGGTGGCACGAGCGTGGTTGCGCCGGGCTAGAGTCGGGGCGTGGATATCACGACGCTTGGCCGCAGTGGGCTTCGAGTCTCACGCATAGGGGTGGACACCACCGGCTGGGATTCGACGATGGATGAGAAAACCGCCGCCGAAATCCTGGGCACCTTGGTCGACGCCGGGGGCAACCTGGTCACCTCCTGCCCCGCCGCACCCCGGCATGCCGGGCAGGTTCAGCTCGGGCAGGCCTTGGCCACAGTCAACCGCCAGGACCTCGTGCTGGCGGTGTCCGTCGGCGTCGACTTAAGCCAGCCCGTGGGCCGGCGAGTGGACTGCTCCCGCCGCGCGATCATGAGCGCCCTGGACAATGCCCTGGCCCGGATGGGCACCGATTACGTCGACGTGTTGAGCCTGGGCTACTGGGACCCGGCAACCCCCCTCGACGAGGTGGCCAGCACCCTGACCGGGTTGGTCGCATCCGGGAAAACCCGCTACGTCGGGGTGTGCGACTACTCCGGCTGGCAGCTGGCGGCCACCGCGGTAGCAACCGGCCCGGCGCTGATCACGGCCACGGCCTCTTATTCCCTCGTGGAGCGCGGCCCCGAACAAGAGGTACTCCCCGCCGCCGAGCACCTCGGCCTGGGCATTATCGCCCGTGCCCCCCTAGGTCACGGATTGCTTTCCGACGCCCCCGCACTCACCACCGCAACACCCGGAACCGCCAGCACCGCCGCCGAAGTCAGCGCGGAAGCCCATGCGCTCGCCGGCCAGCGCACCGACGCGATACGCCAAGCAGCACGCACCGCCTCCGAGGGGTTGGGAGTGAGCATGGACGCCGTGGCAATCAACTGGGTCAGCCGCCGGCCGGGGATCAGCGCCACCGTGGTCCCCGTGACCACCGCCCCGGTGCTTTCCCAGTTGGTCTCCCAGCTCACCGCCCACGCCGGCGGCTTGCCGGGCGCCATTGAGGAAGCGCTCGACGACGTTTCGCGTTAACCGCGCTGCTAGAGTTGCCCAGTGTGAGCAGTTCTCAGGCCCCCCGTCAGCAGCGGCGCGCTAGTGCGGCCCTGGTCCTCATTTGTGCGGCCGCACTTACCGCCTGCCAGGCCCAGCGCGACGATTCCCTCGACCCAGACATGGGCAACGCCACGCCGGCGGCCTCCCCGGCGCAACCCGCCCACCCCACCGGCTCCACGGTGGCGCTGCCGGCGGGATTTGATCATGTCACGGACATGGAGACCAGCGGAAACGGTTCCATCGCCGTGCGCTCCGGGGAGCGGTTGGCCGTCGGATCCGTGAAGCAATTCCGTGAGCGCACCCCAGCGGTCATTGATGTGCCCGGCCACTGCGGGGACCTGACGGCCACCGCAGATTCCTTTGTGCTGGCGTGCGGCGAAGAGGTCTGGGTGCTGCCAGCGGACCACCCGAAGGACGTGGATAAGAAGCAACTGGGCGACGGCGAGCGCGCAACCGTGGCCGCCCAGTTGAGCAGCGGCGAGCTAGTCACTGGCGACGCCGAGGATGGGCGCCTCCTCGTCCACACCCCCGGCGAGACCACCCGGTCCATCTCCGTCGACGAGGGGACCTCGCAGTTGGTTGCGGTGCCCGCCACCGGCCAGCGCGACGCGGTGGTGCGCGCGTGCAACGCGGACACCACCGTTCAAGACATCGACCTTGACCACGATCGCCAGGGCGGTCGCCTGCGCGTCGGCCTCGGCTTAGGCCAGGTCAGCGTCGG
Above is a genomic segment from Corynebacterium uberis containing:
- a CDS encoding RecB family exonuclease; protein product: MVSPSPHTPRPLALSASRASDYRRCPLLYRLRAIDRIPEPSTIAQVKGTLVHAVLEDLHRQDRAERTYPAAVAALKPHWQAMCDKDPELTTLVPPEELLGFLVECRSLLKGYFRMENPQGFDAHACEQYVETILPNGVPVRGFIDRVDVAPTGQIRVVDYKTGKKPQPRYAQDAQFQMRFYALLYWRIFQTIPDQLRLMYLKVCDSLYLQPTAEELEFVERDVADVWGRIVRDGHSGLFRERTSKLCGWCSFQSLCPAFGGVPPEYPGWPGAVEPGPTTD
- a CDS encoding formate--tetrahydrofolate ligase, whose protein sequence is MPLSDVEIAQAHHLEPIGDIAERAGIPAAAVIPFGTTKAKIDVSQLADQPADGRVVLITGMSPTPAGEGKSTVLIGLVDALRAAGHNAVAALREPSQGPVMGIKGGAAGGGYSQVVPMEDINLHFTGDFHAIAAATNTLAALIDNHIQQGNALGIDPRRVTWQRCLDVNDRALRHVVTGLGGKAHGMPAQTGFTITAASEIMAIVGLARDLEDLKERLAAITIGQTWDGQPVTAAQLGAAGALTALLKDVIHPNLVQTLGGAPAFIHGGPFANIAHGCNTLMATQTAQRCADIVVTEAGFGSDLGAEKFFDIKARSGDLDVAAAVVVATIRSLKYNGGVARSELNETNVDALGGGVVNLERHVDNIRKFGVEPVVALNLFTSDSPEERDFMAAWAQRFGVELREVTVWADGGDGAIELADAVVEKLGSGSHALYDPADGVEASIETIAREIYRADSVEYSAAARRAIAELKKQGWDTLPVCISKTQYSFSDDPSALGAPSGHTLHVRDVVARTGAGFVLVLTGDVMTMPGLPARPAAEGIDITADGQISGLF
- a CDS encoding anaerobic C4-dicarboxylate transporter, giving the protein MLILQVLIVLAAIVLGARLGSIAIGFAGGLGVLVLGLIGVPVTREDIPFDVIGIIMAVIAAISAMQRAGGMDLLVYWAERFLRRNPRQITFWAPVVTFLMTLFAGTGHTSFSTLPVIVEVAKEGHVRPSRPLSVAVIAAQAAICASPISAAVVFMASLLEPEGVSYLALLGIMIPATFLAIFPTAWLCNRMGRELDADPIYQQRMKEGLVKQPTVGHGYTPTKEAKASVWIFLAAIVLVVVYATAISEQVGLVSDPTLPRNEAIMAIMMAAATLIVMVTKIPTGEIISTQVFKSGMSACVCVLGVAWLGTTIINHNIDGIKNVAGDVLQASPWLLAVVLFFAAGLLYSQAATAKALMPAALAIGVGPLTAVAAFPAVAALFILPTYPTLLAAVEMDDTGSTQIGKFVFNHPFLVPGVIYTIVSVALGYGIGALVL
- the aspA gene encoding aspartate ammonia-lyase → MASSRKNGKRAATTDAPAVDNTDALAPVTEAKKKAAPSQAAAIDEAGATPAAPKDKDFRIEEDLLGELKVPADAYYGVHTMRAVENFQISGTTINEVPEFIRGMVQVKKATAMANRRLHTLPRKKADAIIWACDQILEEGRCMDQFPVDVFQGGAGTSLNMNTNEVVANLALEHLGHPKGSYDVINPNDDVNMSQSTNDAYPTGFRLGVYADMSKLIEAFEELQAAFQEKGAEFEDILKMGRTQLQDAVPMTLGDEFRAFAHNLAEEQAILRASADRLLEVNLGATAIGTGVNTPAGFRHQVVAALSEVTGLEVKSAKDLIEATSDTGAYVLAQSSIKRAAMKLSKICNDLRLLSSGPTAGLHEINLPALQAGSSIMPGKVNPVIPEVVSQVCFKVFGNDLTVTWAAEAGQLQLNVMEPVIGQALFESLRILRAAADTLRTKCVQGITANEEVCRAYVENSIGIVTYLNPFIGHHNGDVVAKEALATGKSVRDLVLEKKLLDEETLGRVLSKENLMHPEFRGTIYLDTED
- the hisG gene encoding ATP phosphoribosyltransferase is translated as MMKIAVPNKGALAEVTSTILREAGYATRRDSKALNVVDHANGVEFFYLRPKDIAIYVASGKLDLGITGRDLALDSRAEVHEVLTLGFGRSTFRFAAPLGSDWTVEGLEGRTIASAYPNLVRDYLERQGVNATVIRLDGAVEISIRLGVADVIADVVSTGATLRTQGLEPFGEPICQSEAVVVAGPHLTLGEDHEVILRRFEGIVHAHNYLMLDYNIPRQDLEAATAITPGLSGPTVSPLATPDWVAVRAMIPQADANSVMDRLSALGAQAILASDLRIARI
- a CDS encoding phosphoribosyl-ATP diphosphatase codes for the protein MKNFEELFAELSTKAQSRPAGSGTVAALDGGIHNIGKKIVEEAGEVWLAAEYQSDEELSEEISQLIYWAQVAMIARGLRPEDIYRFL
- a CDS encoding HAD family hydrolase — translated: MITAILWDMDGTMVDSEPLWGIATYELSEKLGRRLTPQLRETTVGGSFANTLAVCATHAGVSVDAAQAKELHDAMFARVRELFDAHLVPRPGVRELLTELAHNDVPMMVTTNTERQLADPSIDAVGRSFFRGSIAGDEVPAPKPAPDMYLAAAHSLGVAPADCLVFEDSAAGMAAAAQAGCRVIGLPEDPDAPLPAGALSMRELCGTRSFEGVRAADVERWYQLFA
- the mshC gene encoding cysteine--1-D-myo-inosityl 2-amino-2-deoxy-alpha-D-glucopyranoside ligase, with protein sequence MHSWPSPMINSAPGTPEPLCLFDTADARIKPVEIPTSGPVGIYVCGITPYDSTHLGHAATYLTFDLISRVLLDNGHQVHYVQNVTDVDDPLFERAARDNVDWRELGTDQINLFRGDMDTLDVIPPQDFVGAMEAVDEIVDMVARLLEVGAAYIVDDPQYPDVYASIDATDHFGYESNYSPAQMAEAFRERGGDPDRPGKRDPLDALIWRAHRDGEPAWPAPWGAGRPGWHIECSAIATQRLGKHFSIQGGGSDLAFPHHEFSAAHAEAALGTARMAGHYVHTGMIGLDGTKMSKSLGNLVFVSHLTRDGHDPSAIRLGVFAGHYRTDRDWSDQVLAAAEARLDQWRSAAAEAAAHGDPRAADTVARLRARLSDDLDTPGALAVLDEWAAQTTQESGESQPDAAASGSTVVADAVSALLGVEVR
- a CDS encoding undecaprenyl-diphosphate phosphatase, whose protein sequence is MSWLQVIVLSIVQGLTEFLPVSSSGHLRIVSELFWDADAGASFTAVVQLGTEAAVLVFFARDIWNIIVGWFAGLLDSSKRGFDYRMGWMVIAGSLPIGLLGFFLQDFIRGALRNMWITATVLVLFSFVFILAERIGPKNRSYSELTMRDALTMGLWQCLSLIPGVSRSGGTISGGLFQGLEREVATRFSFLLAIPAVLASGLFSLPDAFDPSAGQAASGLQLLVGTVICFGLGYACIAWLLKFVSHHSFSWFALYRIPLGLLLMVLLATGVLSPV
- a CDS encoding aldo/keto reductase produces the protein MDITTLGRSGLRVSRIGVDTTGWDSTMDEKTAAEILGTLVDAGGNLVTSCPAAPRHAGQVQLGQALATVNRQDLVLAVSVGVDLSQPVGRRVDCSRRAIMSALDNALARMGTDYVDVLSLGYWDPATPLDEVASTLTGLVASGKTRYVGVCDYSGWQLAATAVATGPALITATASYSLVERGPEQEVLPAAEHLGLGIIARAPLGHGLLSDAPALTTATPGTASTAAEVSAEAHALAGQRTDAIRQAARTASEGLGVSMDAVAINWVSRRPGISATVVPVTTAPVLSQLVSQLTAHAGGLPGAIEEALDDVSR